Part of the Candidatus Margulisiibacteriota bacterium genome is shown below.
TGCAAATATGAGGGNNNNNNNNNNNNNNNNNNNNNNNNNNNNNNNNNNNNNNNNNNNNNNNNNNNNNNNNNNNNNNNNNNNNNNNNNNNNNNNNNNNNNNNNNNNNNNNNNNNNTTTTATTCCAGAATATAGGATTTAAGCGGCGGAAAACCGTTAAAGGCCACGCTGCTGTAGGTTTGCGTATAGGCACCGGCTGTAAAAATGTAGAGACGGTCTCCTTCTTTCAGCGTACGCGGGATGCGATATTTGAAATTTTCATAAAGAATGTCCATGCTGTCGCAGGTGGGCCCGGCAATTATAACATTTTCAGATTTACCCTTGCGGTCGAAGAAAAGCGGATACTTGATGGATTCATCCAGGGTTTCTATCAGGCCGCCGAAACGACCGATATCTACGAACACCCAACGATAGAAACTATTTTTTGATTTATTGGAAACGCGGACAACTTCGCTTATGATCATACCCGCGTCAGCTGCTATTGAACGCCCGGGCTCCAGATGAATCTTGGGCAGATAATCCTTGAAATCTTCATAAAGATAACGTTTTATTTCCATAGCGTAATCCTGAATGGGATTGGTCTGTTCCCGGTAATTAGCAGGAAAACCGCCGCCCAGATTAATCATTTTTAAATGTATGCCTTTTTCTTTTACAGCGTCAAACAAGTACTTGCATCGGGCTATGGAATCATCCCATTGGCCGATATCCCGCTGCTGAGAGCCGACATGAAAAGAGATGCCGGTTGGATTAAGTCCGAACTCTTTGGCCTGGATTATAAGGTTATAGATAACGTCCGGATGGGCACCGAATTTTCTGGATAGCGGCCAGTCCGAACCGGTCCCTTCGGTCAGTATCCGGAAAAATACATCAGACCCGGGCGCTTGTTGCGCGATATTGAGCAGGTCTTCCTCTGAATCGGTCACGAACAGGCGAACACCTCTGTCAAAAAAATATTTTATTTCATCTTTCTTTTTTATGGTGTTACCATAGCTTATGCGTTCCGGATCGATTTTTAGATTTAACAACTGGTCAAGTTCATAGATTGAGGCTACATCAAAATATGACCCCAGGCTGTTTAAAAGCAGAATTATTTCGTTCATCGGATTGGCTTTTACCGCATAGTAAATAGTGCTGTTTTCAAAGGTAGAAGCCAGTTCCATGTATTTTCTTTTTACCACGTCCAGATCAATGAGTAAAAAGGGTGTTTTCTTTTTTTTTGTGAATTTTTTTATGCGTTCGAATTGTTTCTGGCTCATGTAGCGGTCCAGATGAAATACGTAGTCTTCCATGAACATCTTAACTTAATGTTAACATAATTCCTTTTTTGTTACATCAGTGGATTACAACCTGATTTTTTGATGAATTCTTTCCCCGTGAAACAAAATGTCATTCCGAGCGAAGTCGAGGAATCTTTAAGTTTTAATACAAAGATTTCTCCACTCCGCTTCGCTTCGGTCGAAATGACGGTTAGAAAAGATATCCGGTTACGTTATAATATGTCTATGCGTCTTTTCATCGGAAGTTTTATGGAACTGAAAGCTTACGCCAAAATCAAAGAAGATTTTTCCGGCTGTATTACCGGTAAATGGGTGGAGCCGGAAAACCTGCATTGTACTTTGCTGTTTCTGGGAGACCAGCCTGATGAAAAGATAATCATGGAAAATCTGAAAAGCATTAAAAATATAGTTGCCTCGGTTTCGTTGCAAGGCCTTTTTATGCTGGCGGACCGAATTCTGGCCGTTCATCTTGAGCCCAGGGAAGAATTAAAGAAACTATAT
Proteins encoded:
- a CDS encoding type III PLP-dependent enzyme, with protein sequence MFMEDYVFHLDRYMSQKQFERIKKFTKKKKTPFLLIDLDVVKRKYMELASTFENSTIYYAVKANPMNEIILLLNSLGSYFDVASIYELDQLLNLKIDPERISYGNTIKKKDEIKYFFDRGVRLFVTDSEEDLLNIAQQAPGSDVFFRILTEGTGSDWPLSRKFGAHPDVIYNLIIQAKEFGLNPTGISFHVGSQQRDIGQWDDSIARCKYLFDAVKEKGIHLKMINLGGGFPANYREQTNPIQDYAMEIKRYLYEDFKDYLPKIHLEPGRSIAADAGMIISEVVRVSNKSKNSFYRWVFVDIGRFGGLIETLDESIKYPLFFDRKGKSENVIIAGPTCDSMDILYENFKYRIPRTLKEGDRLYIFTAGAYTQTYSSVAFNGFPPLKSYILE
- the thpR gene encoding RNA 2',3'-cyclic phosphodiesterase gives rise to the protein MRLFIGSFMELKAYAKIKEDFSGCITGKWVEPENLHCTLLFLGDQPDEKIIMENLKSIKNIVASVSLQGLFMLADRILAVHLEPREELKKLYEEITQDLAFLKLKPEKFFLPHVTLCRIKKIKKPSCNGKLKEYEKTVFVKQAVFKPMLIQSRLTPQGPVYKLLTCPD